The sequence AATCAGGCAGCAGCGTTGTGACGTAGACGAGGACTGTCTGTATGGGATCGACTGCCTCACTAGCTGCGACCTCACCAAGCATCGCTGCACACCTGAGGTCACCAGGCCAAACTTGGCAAAAGTCTGTGACACCCTTAAGAATTACATCCTAAGAGGAGCGCCGTCTGACCTAAGCGATGAGCTTGAGAAACAGCTCTATGCTTGTATGGGACTGAAAGGTTCGGCAGAACAGATGGAGATTGAGCACTCCCTCATTCTGAACAATCTCAAGACTCTACTGTGGAAGAAAATCTCCCATACAAAAGACTCCTAATCAAGACGCATGGGCGTTCTTGCTTATTTAAAACGGACAATCAGTTTCGTAATGGAAGCATTCCACTTATATTTAGTATTACCTATATACATGATTTAATTATTAAGCTGTCTGTTCAGTCATTTCAATATCACCTCATGTAGCTACTATGTATTCTACAGAGTAAACATCGGACAGTTACTGGTATCAAGTTATATCTCATTACAATAGACTATCGGAGAAAAGTTGATCtgtttcagtaattcagttcaaatagTTTGACTTATCTTTACAGTTTACTGTGGCAGCATCTCAGACTGGTAACAGGAATCCAGTTTGAGATGTGTGGGgctttttgacagaaaatgggTCCACTGTGGTCATGAAAGGATGGACACAGTCAGCAACAATACTCAGGTAGGTGTTTAAACAATGGTCTCAAGAGGCACAAAGTATCCCAAGATGTAGTTGCCAAACCATTATACCACCACAAGTCTGAACCACTGATGTTTTATGTCGCTTACACCAAATTCTGACCATAGCATATGAACAATGAAGCAAGAATCAGGACTCGACTGATGAAAAGTATGTTCATCTACACAATATTCACTTAGTATTTCGCATAAATCTCTGCATCACTGCAACAACGTGGGATGATCAGCctgttgttctgtgttttggCTTTATTAGTCTTCAGCCCATGTGGCTTTTTATCTTCCTTGCACTCCATCGATTTTCTATTGAGTCAGGCCAGTTTGTCAGTACTATGATAACGTGGCCATTAAAGCAGGTACTTTAGCAGTGTGGGCAGCTGCCAAGTccagctggaaaataaaatcagcatctccattaGATTTGTCAACATCAGGAAGCATGAAGTggtctatttatttttctattctaaCCTTAAAAGCTAATGGACCAACAGTAGCTGATGAGGTAGTACCTCAAACCATCATTGACTGTGAAAACTTTATACTGGTCTGATAGTTTGGATTGTGAGCCTTCACTCCCTAGTGAAACACTACTTTGATTTTCATCTTAAAAGAGGACTTTAGACCACTTAACCATTACTCATTTTTCTCCATAGCCCAAGTTGTCACAGGTCTCATCTGATCCATGTGTGGTGACTTTTGTAGCTGGCAGTTCATAGTTTGAAAGTGTGTCCTTGATCTTTGAACAGGTTTTCCTTTACAATCTTAAAGTTGCAGTTATACCTGTAGCTTTTGAACCTTTTTCCATCCACTCAACTTTATGAAAATACTTTGATACAGCCGTCTGTGCAGAAGTGACAGTGCTGATTAACCGTCCCATTCAAGTTGTCCGTCTACATCACAGCTCTCATGTCAAGTCTTGCCTCTGAGATGTAACATACTCTGTATTGAACCTATAGAGAAGTTGGGAGTTTTGATCAGCTGTGAAATAatctttaacataaaaacttGATATGTCTGTGTATAATTATTATACAAGCTTCACTTTTTATTCAAGTTACTGAAATAACGCCTCAATTGTGTAACAGCAGATaccatttaaaaagttaatattgAAACCCTCCTAGTTTCAGCTGTACTATTTTAAGACAGACATGTAGGTAGCCCCTCCCACATCATTTCCCCCCTGCAGTCATGAAATTCTGAACTAACTCTAACAACTTCACCAGAAAAACTTTGCCATACTACTCATGCTTCTACATCAGAGCTGTGAatgaagtgaagaaaacaaagcagactGGAAAACTGAcgtctttttcatatttattagaaCAAATTTCTGCGCTTGGAACGGAGCAGACCGACGCCTCAGTCGGTTTCCTCCTGTTCCTGAGCCCGGAGGAAGCTGGCCTTCTTCTGGGCGACGCGGTCCTTCCTCTGGGCCAGAGAAAGCTTGGCACGGTTCCACCTTTGacccaaagaaaaagaaaaagaaaaaaaaggattaacaATTGCTTCTGTTCACTaaaatttagaagaaaattgGTACAGAAAGGCATCCAGGCTTTACAAAATGAATGTTTCCGTTCATAgcagtgcttttttttaacagctttcACTTCTCACCTCTTCTTCTTCACCTCCTTGGGAGGCTTCTTTTCATGAACAGGGTTTGCACGAATACCAGCATGAGCCTTTTTGTACATCTCCTCAATCTGAAAGAAGCATTAACACAAAGTCAGATTCAACATTTAACCTCGCAATTCCTACAGAAGATCCTTAGAACGTCCATGACGATAAAATGCATTAGACGTTTCCAGCTCAAGTTATCCAGGTTACTGATATCATAATTAACAAATGCAACCATGTTCCTaatgccaagaaaaaaaaggtttctgatCAGAAACAATCAATTTTAGCTTTATTGGTTCTGACTGGTGATTTCACATATAgaaaaatttgatgttttttcccCTACTTGTTTAAGGGTTGTTAAAGGTTTTCAAAGAATTCCCAACACTTACAAACAACCAACAGTAAATTTCTAATGCTCTTTTCTGAATATAATAAAGATcagattaatgtattttttattttgttgtacaaATTCTAATAATCCtacaatttattcattttctgagttttaaacatgaatcactttagcatttgtttttagGCCCAGTGCGATAAACtttactggacaataaattgtcacagtaattattgcgataaacaacaatattgatGCTTTTAGACCATTTTCCAATAATACATTAATACATTCATAATGCACTTTTGcctccttaaaaataaataaactaattttgtacagaacactgttgtaaatataaaaaaaaccaataaagaaataaaaaaaaaaactatcaaaaccataaataaaatggattatgaagtttCTGAACAAAATCGCTCTTCAAAAAACATCAGCATGAGAATGACTGATCTCAACAACTCGTGTTGTTTCCACTGAGAACGACCCAGTTTATGGTCCATCACCAGTTGGACTCTGACTGGACTGGTAAAACTCCAACTCCTAACGCTGCACTATATGAGTGGATGAGTTCTGCAATGTGGAAAACGCAAACAATATTGCtgaatttaacaaaaagaaatccacaataaaaagtgaaattccCCAGAATTAGTTGATATTGCCGACAAAGGCAGGATATGAAGTAGCTTCTGTCGTGTcttggctgctgcagctccctgGTCAAACACTGGTGAACACCAACGTCTTccccaaaacaataaataactcAAAGATTAGTGCAAACTTCAGGGCCTGGTAGTTTAATGGAACCGGTTAAACCTGTTTGGTTCTCTAGTTTTAGCCAGTAAAACCAATGTTCTGTTGAATCCACAGTAGttaatttgtgaaaactgtaaatgttaaCCTCAAGGAATGTAATCGTTCCAATTTTTATGAGTCATTCACACCATCATTACATACATTTAGCTGTTATGTAAAAActggaatcagaaaaaaaacaaaacacaagcttGTTTTGTGGGTGTTACAAGAGGTGACGTTTTGTCCCCTGATGGACAGACTGGGGGACAAGAGGTCAATTCACCTCAGTTCTTCCATTTGACTTCTGCTTTGCAACAAATATCACTGTTGCAAATTTGGGACTTGGGATCCCctgatttcttttaattattattttattatttgcacCAGTAACGCTTTTACACACGTTCtgatatataaattatatacatTAGTATTTTTTCTCCTTACCAAAAAAAAGACGTTTCATTGCTAAATTCACCATCATGTCTGTGCAATGACAAAGTCCAAGTCTGATCTACATTTTAGAACTTTTAAACTGAATTCTAACAGATGCTTAGTCTTTAATACGACTCCTTTCCTACATAAACGTCCCACATTtatattacaacaaaaaacacaccaagGAAAActagcaaagcaaagcaaagcaaagcaaaggtCGACTGGAACAACTTGCCGATTCTGGGGTGACTCCGTTCTTGATGAAGCGGGAGAACTGCCTCTTGTAcgcctcctcgtcctcctccatCAGGTAGCTCATGTACTCAGACACGTTCAGGCCCATGATGTGCTTACGGTGAACCTCAGCGTTGAACTCCTTGCTCTCTGTGTCGTAACCAGGGAAACGCTTGGTGCTGGGGAAGGAAAGGAACATTTAAACTTctgcaattaaaaagaaaagaaaagaaagttacTTTAAGCTTAGCTATGCATAACTCGTAATAACCAAACTCCAGTCTCCAACTGATGGAaaagcaggaataaaaacaaggaTTGGTGTTTTTCCAGATATGGTAACAATGTGCAGAGGAGACAAATTCACACCAAAAACAGATCCTCCACATTTCACGCTAATCAACTATTATGAGcttattgcaaattttccatAAGAAGTGTCAAACACGTTTACAGGATGCCAACTcccaccagcaggtggcagtatttcttacttcttcctcaaccttacttgatgtcaaattatgatcaaagaataaaaatgtttgtgtataaACTTACTGCTTGTaattttttctcaacttttttgTCCTGTATGTAGATTTTTGGAAAGAGTTTGAGGAAAAATATtccttgtaaatatttgtattgtgTAACAAAATGGTTTAATGTTGACTGGAATAAAATATCGGCCTATTTTAGTTGTACTCCCATGTACCGACGGTCATGGCATCTACGTGAATACTTTATATTCATCCCAACCTAAACAGATCTGTGCAATATTCATTTTGCTCACACTGACTgcaaaattacaataaacttGACAGATTTGCCACTAACAGTTCAGGTTGACCGTCTCGCACCAGTGACCAGCCCAGCAGCTACATCTACAAGCAATCCCACCAAAGTTCTGGATGAATCAGCAATGGAGAAAAATCCTTTAGCGATCTGTTCTCAGAATAAAAAACACTTGACAAGAGACAAGTGGTTTTTGTTGACAAGAGACACTTTTCTACTGAAGAAACAGACaagcttttaatttaaagtggCCTAGAGTTTAACTGCAGAGAAATAAGCTAAAATCTACCGAGAACTTCGTTCACCCTCTACAGAAACGAGTCAGATTGAAATGTAAACAGCATTATATTACCACACATAaacaaatctggatttttaaCAAGTTCTGTTTAAACCCTTCATCTGAGACAATCTGCAGGCAGAAAAAGTCAAACAGCTCCTTTTTGTACGAGTATATTCATCGGTCACTCCAAACCAGCTAATATTATTGACCAACAGTGTGAATTTCTGATCTGGTTTCCAATCACGTCCAAACAGTCCTTGGCAGTGACAGCAGACCATGCAGGTCCATCAAAACCTGGACTATCTGGAAAACCAGAAGGTAATGTCCAATATTCCTGTGTTAGAGGTAAAAATCCATCGGTCTCCCAGTGTCAGCATTTCAAGAGTCAGAAATGCATCCGGCTGGAAATTAGAATCAGTGTTCCTCCACTACAAAGCTTCACTTTTAGTTAAAAACTCTCGAAACATCCCAGTCCTACAGGGAAGAAAACATCAACCCGGGAAAACTGGGTTGATGTTGATGGGAGAGCGTCTCATTTACGCaacttttgcagttttcagaaATAGTCATTTTTAAATGCCAATGATGGAACAAACATTAAAGTTCAGAAAGGAAGTTTGGAATTTGATAGATTTGTCATCTTTCCAGAACCCGAGCACATATTTTGAATGTAATGTGTAAAATCTTTATCTGTGAACTCAAACAAGCGACGTTACAGTTACATCAGCACCAAAACCAAAACTAGACGCcatcataaataaacaaaaacaaattttaactttttttttttttaaagaattacgAAATTgctaaacaaaattgtccttcaaaataagaagCGGGCTCCACACTggagacttttgtcatccagtttttggaaaaaaagaaacgaaaGAGGAAAGAGAAGTCATGAccatggaaattattgagtttgctTCAACTTGTCGtgcttgattgattgattgattattcaTTTTGGAATGTGTGCCACAAACAACTTCCATCCtctttttgcattgttttttaaaacaagtttcctACAGCAGATATCTAAAATGATAGTTACCTTTTTTTCAAAGCGCTATGAAACACTGGTGGCTCTAAAGGGTTTCCATTTTGCTGGTCTGCAGAATCTGCAGAACCCACAGCAGAACCTACACCAAATGATTCTGAACTGCTTAGTACATCATGCTGAGCCGTCATTAATATATGTGATCTAAACGGTTTTGAATTatgaaacctgaaaaataaaatatattattaaatttgctaaaatattgTTAAAGTGCACCTAACCTATTGAGTTCtctctttgcacatttttacttCAAACTTCAGTCAAGTTTTAGTTCAGTGTTTGATTGGAGGTATTTGAGCAGCAAACCACAGAGCGCCGCTATGCTGACGCCCAGCGTTACAGTGCTGGACAGCACCTGGTCTGAACGCCGTCCAGGACGTACCTGTGTGGGATGGACAGGCCCCCGTCCACGGCCCCCTTCAGAGCGCCGAACACCTTGTTGCCTGTGGTGGTCCTGGCGAGCCCGGCGTCCAGGTAGCAGGTGAAAGCTCCCGGCTGACCGTCGATGCTCTCCACGTTGAACTCGTCTCCGGTCACCTCCACCTGGCCCTCGTACACCTTATCCAAGCCGAACTTGTTCAGAAGCTGGGAAGTAAGGTGCAGTTTTAATGTCGTGAAACATTACGAGCTATTTCCCCTCCCCTCCAAACTTTTCCCAAAATGAGAGCGAGTACGCACTCTGCGGGCCAGCAGCAGGCCAGTGCAGTAGGCTGCTGCGTAGTTCGTCAAGCCCACGGTGACCCCATACTTTGGCAGTTCGTGCGAGTAGGCAGCGCACACGATCATGTCTCCCTCGATCTTTGCATAGGCGATCTgcaacaacatttttacagaaattatgAGCACTTATTTTTTCACGTTGACATAAGGACTTCAGATGCTAACCTGGCAGATGATGTCCCTGTTAGTGAAGCGGACAATCATGCGGTACTTCGGCGTGTTGTACTTGTTCTTATCTTGGACAACGAGACGCTTACGAGCAAAGAAGTCAGTCTTTCCCTCTAGatgaaaaaaaagtggattagTTGCACAATGACAGCTGTAGTCATGTTTGTGTGGGAGTATTATGAGGTTTTacctctcctcctcctgaaTTTGACCTGGTATCTCTTGAAGTAGGCCTTGTTCTTCACCACTTTAACAAAACCCTGCAAACACAGAAGTAAACGGTTAGCATGCCAAAGGAAAGCATTGACAGAGTGTGATAATGTCTGTAGAACGGGTGCTTGAACATTAACATAGCTGTCAGTGTCAGAAAGCAGTGTTACACCAAGCTAACATTAGTTAGCCTGCAGCCAGAACAGCTAAGTTAACGCGTCTGCTAACGCAGCGctaattaaatgaaatagcACTCAAAAATAAGGGGATACAATTACGAAAAATAAGCAGTGTTCCCCAAAGAAGTGCCAGCAGAAAGGTAATTTCTaaacaacaggaagcagaaactgAAGAGAAGAACGGGTAGGCCACGTTTGAGCAGCACCGGTCAGGCATTAGCCGGAATAAATCCATCATCATCTGAAcataacaaacatgttttgaacCATCTGACGACAGAACACAACGCCTGGACGTTTAGGGGATGCGTGTGGACTCATATGAGGCCGAACTACAAACCATTTTGGAGTCTTTTAGTCTCCTTATGAAGGAGCCCGGAGCCAAAGACTGGGGCAGGGACTCCGCTGCACTGGGAAAAGAAAGATCGTCGTGCGCATGCTTGCTAAATACTGCGTCACTGGCCTAGAAAGCACCAAATGCCAGACTATATTTTCACACTTCTGCCCCCTGTCGAACCGGGGCGATATATTCACAATAGGTTGAATGGGTACAATCTTCTTTGcctatatatttttctaataacTTAAGTTCAATTGAGACTGTATGAAAGGTGGCAAAACACAAGTGTCAAAGTCCACAGAGAATCCAGTCATTACTGTGTGACaaccaggaaataaaaaaaaaacgtagaaAGTTTGGAGATACCCACATGGATGACCTAAAAGCTTTCTGGAGGAAAAGTTTTGTAGagaataataaaatgatttatttggccttgacaacaagaagaaacatttaaaggtcAAGCATGGCAGCTCATCATGATGAGCAAGGGTGGCTGGAAGATAGTACACAAGTAAGATTAGCACTGCTTTGACATATTTTTACCCAATTAAACGGAAAAAGCAACCAtcaaagaaatgacacaaaaagacTCTTTTAGTACTGAGTCAGAAAATCtgatattaattaatatttagaaattatgcgtaagtttttgtattttaaaaaagtaaaatgaaataaatacataaataaataaatggcacaattacaaaataacaaattttaaataaataaataaaaaatccaaataagttttctttttcatatatataatGCATGAAATTAATACTATTAGCTACTATTCTATATCAACACTATATTCAGCGATGATTTAGTGTTTACTTTGGCTTCTTGGCCTCTAAATAGCTCAGTTGATAGAAAATATAATCAGAACAATGAAGCTTCTTACCAAAAATTATACAGAATCCAGAATACATTCTAAATTACATgtccacaaaaacacattattgaGGTCTTACCATagcatccattcattttctgttcaccattgtccctaatggggtcgggaggcttgctggtgcctgtctccggctacgttccaggcgagaggtggagtcaccctggacaggtcgcaaGTCTGGGCaccacagagacatacagggcacacaaccattcacacacacacacacacacacacctagggagaatttagagagaccaattaacctgacagtcatgtttttggactgtgggaggaagccggagaacccagagagaacccaccatgcacagggagaacatgaaaactccatgcagaaagaccctgggccgggaatcgaacccaggaccacCGTGCAGCCCAAGCAACTGACCAAAATGTACAacagcattttgtttattgtgaatAATCCACACCTATCTTTCTGATATATTCAATCTAAAACAggaacaaagacagaaatgtttcagctgaTCTGATTGAGCGACGTTTTAGAAAGGGGAACATGCTGTTCCATTATATCAGCATTTTGTTCTGTTGGTGGCAACAGATAATGTACTGAACTACGAATTAAACCAGTTTCTTGACTTGACATCCCTCCTGAGGACTAATCTTTGATTGTTAACTCTGAAATGTTAACAGCACTATATAATGTATTCACCCAGTTGATTCTTATCgtggaaaaaaatactatttccaagcatAGTATTTCTATGCTTTTTACTGCTTCTGTAAATTAATCAGGACcaacaaaatgtgacttttttgacaaaaaaaaaaaagacagacactTGCAAGAGAATTGGGGATTCAGAGAACATTTCTATTCCAGAAAGGCAACGGGTGGAAGCATCCAGTTAAAGTTACACAGACATAGTTTAAGGACAAAAAGCTGGATGTTTTTGAAGGGTTTAGTCAAAACCCAGACCTTAATCCAATTGAAAATATGTGGGGGGACGTGGAAAGGTCTATTCACATCTCAGCACAGTTCAGcatttttttggtcaaaaaagCTATTTCATCTATCAGCAGGTGAATGTTTATGCAATCACTTGTcttacataaaattatttatttaattgtcatTAATTAggagaaatcagttttcacttccACATTGAAGGgttagattttatatttatatttttggtcaAAAAAGCAcagttttcttgaaaattattgATTTGCAAAAGCAGTTAAAGTGGTAAATATTTTATaggcactgtaaaaaaaaaaaaaaaagtattttgccATTAAAAAGGAAGATAGTAAGAACACAACAGAGGGAGGCAATGAAAAGTCAGGCTAAACATGCCTGCGCTCATGTTGTTCCACTCAGTTTTTTAGTTAATTCTCTCCATGACTCAACTTCTTCAGCCCTCTTCACCTCGAACcct comes from Gambusia affinis linkage group LG10, SWU_Gaff_1.0, whole genome shotgun sequence and encodes:
- the LOC122838152 gene encoding 60S ribosomal protein L5 produces the protein MGFVKVVKNKAYFKRYQVKFRRRREGKTDFFARKRLVVQDKNKYNTPKYRMIVRFTNRDIICQIAYAKIEGDMIVCAAYSHELPKYGVTVGLTNYAAAYCTGLLLARRLLNKFGLDKVYEGQVEVTGDEFNVESIDGQPGAFTCYLDAGLARTTTGNKVFGALKGAVDGGLSIPHSTKRFPGYDTESKEFNAEVHRKHIMGLNVSEYMSYLMEEDEEAYKRQFSRFIKNGVTPESIEEMYKKAHAGIRANPVHEKKPPKEVKKKRWNRAKLSLAQRKDRVAQKKASFLRAQEQEETD